In Candidatus Desulfatibia profunda, the DNA window ACCACCAGCGGAATCGGCCCGGGAAGCTGGTCGAGGATGGCGTAAAGAGATCCGGTGTGGTCCATATGACCGTGGCTCAGAACGATGGCTTCTATCGCTTCCAGGTCTATTCCTAATTGCTCAATGTTGTGGAGCACGCCGACCTTGGTGTAACCCGTATCGAAAAGGATGGTGTGTTTGGTTTCACCCTGATAAACAGTAACGAGCAGAGACAGCCCATGTTCGGCCAGCAGAGTGTCCGCCAGAATCTTCCCGGCTTTTATAATTGGCGGACGGGTAACAATATCCGAAGGCGGCAGCAGAAGATCAACGTAGTTATCAATAAGTGTAGTGATTTCAACATGGTCAACCGTTTTTAATGAAACAGGTAAATTATTCATGGTTTTTCCTCCTTTGCCCTTTCGATTATTTTAAACGGAGCAGTCCCGCCAAAGGCGGCAAACTATATGATCGCAATACGATTGCCTTTGTATTTCAAATCAGCATTCTTGTAAAGAGATTTGTTAAGTCTTGGGGAAGACTTTTTTGCTGGAGGGATCTTCAAATAGGTAAAATGGTTACATCAAAAAGCCCCCGGTGTTCCCGGGGGCCGGGTTCACGCTAAAATGGTTTGAAAGGCTCGACTTTTTTGCCGCACCGAGCGCAGATAATTTCTTTTTTCTCGACGTCTTCATTGGTTACCGGGTCGGTGATACCCCTTTGTGCCGTGACCGTTTCCTCCATGTTCAGACATTGCCTGCAAACAATATCATCTCCAATTATAGTTGCTGCAAATACAGTCGTTGGGGAAGCTGGAATATCTGACATTTTCTATCTCCTTTTGTCTATTTGTTTAGTATTCGTAAGTTTTCAATTATAATAAAGAATCAAAAAATTATTTTGCCAATTACTTTAGATTCCCCCCACCGTGAGCGGGTGGGGGGATGTACGCAAACATCTGCCGTCTAAGTGCCCTCACTTCGGCGGACGCAGATGACGGCGCAACAGCTTGCCGGTAGGCGTACGCGGCAGGGAATCTCTATATTCTATTTCCCTGGGCAGCTTGTAAATGGCGATGTGATCCTTCAAGAACTCCTTGAGTTCTTCAAAGAACGCGTCGCTGCCCTGGTGGCCGGCTTTCAGGACGATAAAGGCCTTGGTGATCTGGCCCTTGTCGGGATCGGGAATGCCGATTACGCCGGCTTCCGCCACGGCCGGGTGCTTTTCGATGGCTTCTTCGACCTCAGCCGGGCCAATGCGGTATCCGGAGCTCTTGATCATGTCATCCTCGCGGGATACGAAGAAGATGTTGCCGTCTTCTTTCATATAGACCGCATCCCCCATCTGGTTCCAGCCCTTGACTACGCCCTTGCGTTGCGATTTGATCAGGCGTTCATCGTCCACGTAAGGCTTCCAGTACAGGCTTCCCGAAGGGCCTTTCAGAATCATGCTGCCGACGTCACCCGGCTTGCAGTCTTTCCACTCGGGATCGACTACCCGCACCTGAACGCCGGGCAGGGCCCGGCCGATGGAATTGGGCATCGGTTCGGAGTTCATGGTGTTGGATGTGACCAGATGCAGCATTTCCGTTCCGCCCAGACCCTCCCAGATGGGTTTGCCGGTCAGCTTCATCCAACCATCCAGGGTCTCGGCGCCCAGCGCATCGCCGCCGGAGGTGTAAAGACGGATGGAACTTGTGTCGTAGGCCTTGAATTTGGGGAACTTCATCAATGCCCGGTAACCGGTGGGCAGACCGGTGAGAATCGTAATTTTGTGCTTTTGAATCAGTTCCATCATATCCGGCGGGGTGAATTTGGGAATCAGTGATATGGCAGCACCGCCTTCAAAGGGCATCAGGGTGAAGGTTCCGAAACCGGCCGCAAAAGAGACCGGGGCAGCTCCGCCCAGGGTGTCACCGGGCTTCATTCTATAAACGTACTTGTTGACCATTTTGGACATGATGACGATCGGCCGGACAAAGTGCACACAACCCTTGGGCATGCCGGTGGTGCCGGAGGTGTAAAGCATGATGCCGATGTCGCTTCCCTTGAGCATGGTGGCTTCCAGCTTGTCGGAACCGGCCGCGAGCATATCTTCATAGACCATGTTGCCGGCCGCTTTGACCTCGTCGGCCTTGCCGCCGATGACGATAATCTTGGTACCATATTTTAACTGGGGTTTGGCCTGCTCCACCGGGGGCATGAGCGGGGCATTGACAATAAAAAATTTCATCTCGGCGTTGTTGGCCACAAAGGCGACTTCTTCGCCGGACCACAGCGGAGATGTAGGCACTGGAATAGCACCGATTTTCTCAATGGCAAAAATAGCGACCATGGCCTGGATCGAATTCACCAGCCGGATGCCGACCCGGTCCTGGGCTTCAACGCCGGCGGCTTTGAGGCTGTTGCCGAACTTGTTTGCCATTTCCTGGAGCTTGGCGTAAGTAACGGTCTGATCCATAAATTTAACGGCGGCATTGTTGCCCCGGCCTTCGCGCACGTGACGGTCGAGCAAAAAGTCGGCCAGATTCAACTGATCCGGAATATCCGCAAACTCCGCCGGTACTGTGTATTCGGGCCACAAATCTTTTGGTGGCAACATCTTTTCCGGTATTTTACCCATAGTATAAACCTCCCTAAATGTTTTATCCAAATTATACGTTTAACACGTGCCTTGCACTCAACATCCGTGTTACTACCATCCCAAAGTCCGGTGTACATACGCCGATTGAATCCTTGATGCTGAGCTCTGCCTGCCTTTTACACCCGCAACGGCTCGGGCTGGCGCCCCGAGTGCGGCGCGCTTAAAGCTCACCTCCTTTCCAACAAAATTAATAGGGTATTCTCAGACAAATTATAAAATTGCTGCGCAATTTTATTCAATCAAGTTGCTGACCAACTGCCTATAAAATATCCCAAAACAAATTGCAAGGATAAAAAACACCAAAAAATACCGCTTGCATCTTGACGATTTTTATGAGAAATGAAGTAATGCATGTTGATTAAGGCCGGAGCATCGGCCGGCAAAACTTGCTCTCAAGCTAAACATACTTTATAAAGTAGCCTTTTATTTCTACACCACTATATATGGTGTTCTATCGTTCGCACATAAGGTGGTCTGTACGATACTTCGCGATATTTTCATAAATTTTTGCGTCAGCGCTCTTTCAGGCTAACGGTTTTTTAAAGCCTTGTTGGTTGGGCATTACCCGGCAATTCCCTTCTTTGTCGAATTGTTTTTCTTGGCAAGAGAATTTTTTAAAACTTTTCATTATTTTTTCTCTTGACAAAAGGTTGAAACAATCTATACTAAACAAAATTCATTTTTTCACTTGACAAAATTTTTAAATAACAATTATTATCGCTGAACAGAATTCATTGTCCAATTTTTTAAGAAAAAGTTTCTATAGATTTTATATAGAGATAAAGGATCGGCTGCCAGCGTTATTACGCTCTGCTTAGGGGCGTGAGCACATTTCTTCCGGTTTTACTGCCTTACTGCTGGATGAGCCGAATTTCAGTTAGAGAGGGGGTGGTACACAGGTAAGTCAGGAGGTATTTTTACCGTTACCTCTAACGTTGAGAAGGACTATGGTTCGACTCTTTAGTTGAATACCAAATTACTTTTTGGAGGTAAAACATGGCAGAAAAAAAAGATGTTGTAATAAACAGCCGGGCCGACACACTCGACATGATGCATCCCGACATCAGACCCTGGCCGGTTACGCCGCCGCCTTCGCCGGAAACAGTGGCAAAGGTCTATGCCAGGCGTAAGGCGGAAGACTTTGGCAAGTGGTGTGAGGACAATCTCAGGTACGAGTATAGTTTCGGTAAACCCGAGGCCCTCCAGGGGATGAAATTTGTCTGTGTCGGAATCTGGAGGATGGGCAACAAGTTCTGCGCTGGCTTGCTCTGCGAGGCCGGGGCCGAAGTCATAAACGTGGAGCCCCCCGGAGGAGATCCCTTAAGGAAACTTACCCCCTTCGGCCGGGAAGAGTACATGCTTACGAGCAAGGTTACCGGCGAAAAATGCGGTCTTGACTTTATCCACGAGATGCGGGGACAAAAGTCCATCACCCTGAATCTTGAGACCGAAGAGGGCCGGGAAATTTACAAAACCCTGTGCAGCCAGGCCGACGGCGTGATCGATGAGATGCCGCCCGGCTACATGGACAGCATCGGACTGGGATACCGGCAGCTCTCCGAGATATTCCCGAGGCTGGTTTACCTGAACATTGCTGTGCGCGGCACCTGGGGTCCCTATAAAGACAAGCTGTCCAAGTTCGGCCAGTGGACCCTGGAGCCCTTTGGCGGCTGCTCCAATTCTTTTGTACACAACACCGGCTTCCCCCAGGACCAGCTTCCCCGGGGCAAGGGCGGCGATCCCACCCGTTCGGGTGTCTGGTTTGCCGACTTTGTGGCCGGCGAACAAGGGGCCAACACCCTGCTGGCGGCCCTGTACTGGAGAGATGAGTTTACCGGCGAGGGCCAGTTCTGCGAGGTGACCGGCGCCGAAACCCAGAACGACATCCTGGACTTTGACATCGCCTGGTACGGCTTCAACGCCAGCATCAAGGCCCGCACCGGCGGCTGGGACCCCAACCTGAATCAGTACGAGTGGAACCCCTGCCGCGACGGCTACATGATGATCGGCGGCCAGACCGACCGGCTCTGGTACCGCAT includes these proteins:
- a CDS encoding acyl-CoA synthetase, yielding MGKIPEKMLPPKDLWPEYTVPAEFADIPDQLNLADFLLDRHVREGRGNNAAVKFMDQTVTYAKLQEMANKFGNSLKAAGVEAQDRVGIRLVNSIQAMVAIFAIEKIGAIPVPTSPLWSGEEVAFVANNAEMKFFIVNAPLMPPVEQAKPQLKYGTKIIVIGGKADEVKAAGNMVYEDMLAAGSDKLEATMLKGSDIGIMLYTSGTTGMPKGCVHFVRPIVIMSKMVNKYVYRMKPGDTLGGAAPVSFAAGFGTFTLMPFEGGAAISLIPKFTPPDMMELIQKHKITILTGLPTGYRALMKFPKFKAYDTSSIRLYTSGGDALGAETLDGWMKLTGKPIWEGLGGTEMLHLVTSNTMNSEPMPNSIGRALPGVQVRVVDPEWKDCKPGDVGSMILKGPSGSLYWKPYVDDERLIKSQRKGVVKGWNQMGDAVYMKEDGNIFFVSREDDMIKSSGYRIGPAEVEEAIEKHPAVAEAGVIGIPDPDKGQITKAFIVLKAGHQGSDAFFEELKEFLKDHIAIYKLPREIEYRDSLPRTPTGKLLRRHLRPPK
- a CDS encoding CoA transferase, whose translation is MAEKKDVVINSRADTLDMMHPDIRPWPVTPPPSPETVAKVYARRKAEDFGKWCEDNLRYEYSFGKPEALQGMKFVCVGIWRMGNKFCAGLLCEAGAEVINVEPPGGDPLRKLTPFGREEYMLTSKVTGEKCGLDFIHEMRGQKSITLNLETEEGREIYKTLCSQADGVIDEMPPGYMDSIGLGYRQLSEIFPRLVYLNIAVRGTWGPYKDKLSKFGQWTLEPFGGCSNSFVHNTGFPQDQLPRGKGGDPTRSGVWFADFVAGEQGANTLLAALYWRDEFTGEGQFCEVTGAETQNDILDFDIAWYGFNASIKARTGGWDPNLNQYEWNPCRDGYMMIGGQTDRLWYRIGMCIERDFPQFGRLVHEDPILKEMGGRNALNMLVKTYTLTTRWLRDINRYEAEQKLLEYEIAAGPVLFIDEVSEFPHFVYRPWVCTIDTDHYGTILFSVPPNNYQMRTPHRVKVLGRPTGYDTYEVMMAWCGIGQTKVNELKEKGVI